The following coding sequences are from one Gigantopelta aegis isolate Gae_Host chromosome 15, Gae_host_genome, whole genome shotgun sequence window:
- the LOC121389789 gene encoding guanylate cyclase 32E-like, whose amino-acid sequence MSPVIPTSYQPLPPNLTISGILLFVVFLMCPLVVYFVQALTSDIQMYAQTLVNKTKELHREMRKTNSLLYQMVPRVIADKLKNNESIDAEYFKSTTIMSSEIVGFTDVTIQYTPREIVELLNILYTAFDEQMVKYDVYRVETITDAYTIVSGLPVQIDNKHSAEIGHLALDFLEIANKKQLFTINDRHVQVKIGINTGSCMAGVVGSEMPRYNIFGDSVKTASRMKITGLGGKIHLSAKAFNSMKNHKIFIMTERGQIQVKKKGVVNTYWLEGRHKTPVDEPDPTVSATCTNTHNIVGAITECSEVGSSPNPVPSTSFQTSGQEHIFSNRRVSGTKVAHGNALQHEEEIHSPESSDKATPFCPQNGRGRPGEDKQCGGFGKQHERATSSQTAGSHELPGEILECYATDPQSTINIHNSEIRSYVRGKDYSEP is encoded by the exons ATGAGTCCTGTTATACCAACCTCCTACCAACctttacctcc CAATTTGACGATCAGCGGGATCCTTCTCTTCGTTGTCTTCCTCATGTGTCCCCTGGTGGTCTACTTCGTGCAGGCGCTCACCAGCGACATTCAGATGTACGCCCAGACTCTCGTCAACAAGACGAAAGAGCTGCACAGGGAGATGCGGAAGACCAACAGCCTGCTGTACCAGATGGTCCCTCGGGTGATCGCCGACAAGCTGAAGAACAACGAGAGCATCGACGCCGAGTATTTCAAATCGACGACCATCATGTCGTCGGAGATCGTCGGTTTTACGGACGTGACAATCCAGTACACCCCTCGGGAGATTGTCGAGTTGCTGAACATTCTGTACACGGCGTTCGACGAGCAGATGGTCAAGTATGATGTGTACAGGGTGGAGACGATCACCGACGCCTACACCATAGTATCGG GTCTGCCTGTTCAAATCGACAACAAGCATTCTGCGGAAATTGGCCATCTGGCGTTAGATTTCTTGGAGATCGCGAACAAGAAACAGTTATTTACTATCAATGACCGACATGTGCAGGTCAAGATTGGTATCAACACTG gttcGTGTATGGCTGGTGTTGTAGGTAGCGAGATGCCAAGATACAACATCTTCGGTGACTCGGTGAAAACCGCCTCCAGGATGAAGATAACCGGACTAG GTGGAAAGATTCACCTCAGCGCTAAAGCCTTCAATTCCATGAAGAATCACAAGATCTTCATTATGACAGAGCGAGGACAAATCCAGGTAAAG AAGAAAGGGGTTGTGAATACGTACTGGTTGGAGGGTAGGCACAAAACGCCGGTCGATGAGCCCGACCCGACCGTGTCGGCCACATGCACGAATACTCACAACATCGTAGGGGCAATCACAGAGTGCAGCGAGGTGGGGTCCAGCCCCAACCCGGTACCCTCTACGTCTTTCCAGACCTCGGGCCAAGAACACATCTTTTCCAATCGTCGGGTGTCCGGCACGAAAGTCGCACACGGTAATGCTCTGCAACACGAGGAGGAAATTCATTCTCCGGAATCTTCCGACAAAGCAACACCTTTCTGCCCGCAAAACGGAAGAGGTCGACCAGGGGAAGATAAGCAGTGCGGAGGTTTCGGCAAACAGCACGAGAGGGCGACGTCATCCCAGACGGCGGGTAGTCACGAGCTACCCGGGGAGATTCTAGAATGCTACGCGACAGATCCGCAGAGCACCATCAACATCCACAATTCGGAGATACGTAGTTACGTCAGAGGGAAGGACTATTCTGAGCCATAG